In Arachis stenosperma cultivar V10309 chromosome 1, arast.V10309.gnm1.PFL2, whole genome shotgun sequence, one DNA window encodes the following:
- the LOC130981994 gene encoding uncharacterized protein LOC130981994, protein MTTYDGTSDPSHQLSNFMSQMYLTDASDATQCRAFPTTLTKTELKWFDSLPPRSVTSFNDLAKNFLARFSIQKDMAKHAPSLLGIKQGDRESIHSYKERFDKACLDIQNRPMEVTIIGLINSLREGPFSHSICKKHPTSLNEVQDQTEKCINMEENSRLGDTSKARFSYPPRDNDKESRKKKTNPQRSP, encoded by the coding sequence ATGACCACATATGATGGAACATCCGACCCGAGCCATCAGCTCAGCAATTTTATGAGTCAGATGTACCTCACAGATGCTTCAGATGCAACCCAATGCAGAGCCTTCCCAACTACCCTAACCAAGACAGAATTAAAATGGTTTGACAGTCTGCCACCAAGGTCGGTCACAAGCTTCAATGACCTCGCCAAAAACTTCCTCGCCAGGTTCTCCATTCAGAAGGACATGGCCAAACACGCGCCAAGCCTattagggatcaaacaaggagatcgagAAAGTATCCACAGCTACAAGGAAAGATTCGACAAAGCATGTCTCGACATACAAAATCGTCCTATGGAAGTAACTATCATTGGACTCATCAAcagcctacgagaaggaccttttagtcATTCCATATGCAAGAAGCATCCAACATCTCTGAATGAAGTGCAAGATCAGACCGAAAAATgcatcaatatggaggaaaatTCCCGATTAGGAGATACCTCCAAAGCTAGATTCTCCTACCCACCTAGGGATAATGATAAAGAGTCTAGGAAAAAGAAGACCAATCCACAGAGAAGCCCATGa